A window of the Haloquadratum walsbyi C23 genome harbors these coding sequences:
- a CDS encoding bis(5'-nucleosyl)-tetraphosphatase, protein MTVEAVSAGAILFRDTRDQREYLLLKSRPGDWEFPKGGVEGEEELQQTAIREVEEEAGIEDFRLVDGFRKEYDYMFEAGGRTIHKTVHLFIAHSFEASAELSNEHRDLQWRDYQQALNTITQDGPREIFEQAHDYLDELAAKNANRERPTYLP, encoded by the coding sequence ATGACAGTGGAAGCGGTAAGCGCTGGAGCCATCCTCTTCCGCGACACTCGCGACCAACGGGAGTATTTACTTCTCAAAAGCCGACCAGGTGATTGGGAGTTTCCAAAGGGCGGGGTCGAAGGAGAAGAGGAGCTCCAGCAAACAGCAATTAGAGAAGTCGAAGAAGAAGCCGGCATTGAGGATTTTCGCCTTGTTGATGGCTTTCGGAAAGAGTATGACTACATGTTTGAAGCGGGTGGGAGAACAATTCATAAAACGGTTCATCTGTTCATTGCACACTCCTTCGAGGCAAGTGCAGAACTTTCGAATGAACACCGGGATCTCCAATGGCGTGATTATCAGCAGGCACTGAATACAATTACACAGGACGGTCCGCGAGAGATTTTTGAACAGGCACATGATTATTTAGATGAACTGGCTGCGAAAAATGCCAACCGTGAACGACCGACATATCTTCCATGA
- a CDS encoding DUF5787 family protein, producing MYEYPGDAEFGFELLVCRWAEQEWPPRDTEIDAGDDDYAVIISRQRGTRHRRWDTIVLECDPAGLNARRQFGPQTLDSDLLRVVRWAPETWTWYRDAIPQPDFPWRYVRAAVHRAADRGIINTRRQGNRIEIKRVATYPRWLRRIIAIENKPDLDASAARALSDQLQRDVDTALADEVWVATTATNNEVEPVLLKDLPAEVGILTFDFDADAHHTEWAEASVIWHPTRLNPTTTRNVSTHGITPQKREKETEASRMQEDAMHNSASGSQTSEITTAIDSDTNEVINTEQYRQRLILAERAYGAGWRSYHETMRPDCRHFEIQRFGDGIIPYCAAKQRSQTAAECAGDCSEFEPEPPNWRMRGWPLDGGPGARIKKLLATRRERVREREVSDLNPNSTQHSSSAPVDTSIADNNSSEENSQSK from the coding sequence ATGTATGAATACCCCGGTGATGCTGAGTTTGGATTTGAGCTACTTGTCTGCCGGTGGGCTGAACAAGAGTGGCCACCACGCGATACTGAGATTGATGCTGGTGATGATGACTATGCAGTTATTATTTCACGACAGCGTGGAACCAGACACCGACGATGGGATACGATTGTACTTGAGTGTGACCCAGCAGGACTCAACGCACGAAGGCAATTTGGTCCACAGACACTCGATTCAGACCTCTTGCGTGTTGTCCGGTGGGCACCGGAAACGTGGACATGGTACCGTGATGCAATCCCGCAGCCTGACTTTCCGTGGCGATACGTTCGAGCAGCAGTGCATCGAGCTGCAGATCGAGGGATAATAAATACCCGTCGACAGGGAAATAGAATCGAGATTAAACGAGTCGCAACATATCCACGATGGCTCCGACGTATCATTGCAATCGAGAACAAGCCAGATCTTGATGCGAGCGCAGCCCGGGCTCTCAGCGATCAATTACAACGGGATGTTGATACTGCGCTTGCGGATGAGGTCTGGGTTGCAACGACAGCAACGAACAATGAGGTTGAGCCCGTGTTACTCAAGGATCTTCCGGCTGAGGTTGGAATACTTACATTCGATTTCGATGCTGATGCTCATCATACGGAATGGGCTGAGGCGTCGGTTATATGGCATCCAACAAGATTGAATCCGACGACTACCCGAAATGTATCAACGCATGGAATAACCCCACAAAAACGGGAGAAAGAAACAGAAGCATCACGTATGCAAGAAGATGCGATGCACAACTCAGCATCTGGTTCGCAGACCTCCGAGATAACGACCGCTATTGACTCTGATACGAATGAAGTGATTAATACCGAACAGTATCGTCAGCGATTGATACTCGCTGAGCGTGCGTATGGAGCGGGATGGCGATCATATCACGAGACAATGCGTCCTGACTGTCGACACTTCGAGATTCAACGATTTGGTGATGGCATTATCCCATATTGTGCTGCAAAACAACGATCACAGACCGCCGCAGAATGTGCTGGTGACTGTTCAGAATTTGAGCCAGAGCCACCGAACTGGCGGATGCGTGGATGGCCACTCGATGGGGGTCCCGGAGCTCGAATCAAAAAGTTACTCGCGACGCGTCGTGAGCGCGTGCGAGAACGCGAAGTATCGGATTTGAATCCAAATTCAACTCAGCATTCATCTTCTGCGCCAGTTGATACTTCGATAGCAGATAATAACAGCAGTGAAGAGAACAGTCAATCAAAATAA
- a CDS encoding enoyl-CoA hydratase/isomerase family protein: protein MGAEPVTLDWDDNVATITVNRPKQMNALNEAALDLLETHLRSAADDDARCLVITGAGEKAFVAGADIERMQSFGTEAAQQYTEQGHRIANMIESFPAPAVAAVNGYAFGGGCELALACDLRVASERAVFGQTEIDLGIIPGWGGTQRLPALVGDEMARRMIYFGERIDATDAYERGLIGEVVAHDDLTEHISELTAELAAKPATAMRAAKEALNTAYSAPRSTGLEYEARTWSGLFGTADQREGMSAFLEDRDPEFES, encoded by the coding sequence ATGGGTGCTGAACCTGTTACACTTGATTGGGATGACAATGTCGCGACGATTACGGTTAATCGTCCAAAGCAAATGAACGCGCTCAATGAGGCTGCTCTTGATTTACTTGAGACACACCTCCGCTCGGCTGCTGATGACGATGCGCGGTGTCTTGTGATTACTGGTGCAGGTGAGAAGGCGTTTGTTGCTGGTGCTGATATTGAGCGGATGCAATCATTTGGAACTGAAGCTGCTCAACAATATACCGAGCAGGGACATCGCATTGCGAATATGATTGAATCATTCCCAGCCCCAGCCGTTGCCGCAGTCAATGGGTATGCATTCGGTGGCGGATGCGAGTTGGCACTTGCATGTGATCTTCGGGTTGCGTCTGAGCGAGCAGTCTTTGGACAGACAGAAATTGACCTTGGGATTATACCAGGGTGGGGCGGCACACAGCGTCTCCCAGCACTTGTTGGTGATGAAATGGCCCGCCGGATGATCTACTTTGGTGAGCGAATTGATGCGACTGACGCATATGAGCGCGGGCTTATCGGTGAGGTTGTTGCACACGATGATCTTACGGAGCACATCTCAGAACTCACAGCGGAACTCGCTGCTAAACCCGCGACTGCGATGCGTGCTGCAAAAGAGGCGCTCAATACGGCGTATAGTGCCCCACGGTCGACAGGACTTGAGTATGAAGCTCGAACATGGAGTGGGCTGTTCGGCACAGCAGACCAGCGCGAAGGAATGTCAGCGTTTCTTGAGGATCGCGACCCAGAGTTTGAGTCATAA
- a CDS encoding transcription factor S, with the protein MKFCDECGSMMKKQDDIWICSDCGAEELADEADSATMTSTESQQESGAVDVSDIDDADIGPTTTVICPECGNDTARYEMKQIRAADESETRFFTCTECNHKWREDDH; encoded by the coding sequence ATGAAATTCTGTGATGAGTGCGGGTCAATGATGAAGAAACAGGATGATATCTGGATCTGCAGTGATTGCGGAGCCGAAGAGCTAGCTGATGAGGCTGATTCAGCGACGATGACTTCCACAGAGAGTCAGCAAGAAAGCGGCGCTGTCGATGTATCCGATATTGATGATGCTGACATTGGACCAACAACGACTGTTATTTGTCCAGAATGTGGTAATGATACAGCAAGATATGAGATGAAACAAATCCGCGCCGCTGATGAATCAGAAACACGGTTTTTCACCTGCACGGAGTGTAATCATAAATGGCGCGAGGACGATCATTAA
- a CDS encoding methyltransferase domain-containing protein has protein sequence MTASSSYLLVNDEHDREYLRAPGEELQTDLGVLEMPTDVEPGDIIETHLDVPFTVRRLRGPDLFNHFERTGAPMIPRDIGLMIGHTGVARGDRVLDAGTGTGVLAAYLGRLGATVTSYEIDPEFADVARENMSLAGVTDAVEVRTGDLTVAFDTVADEGPFDVLTLDTGDAPAIIEHAQTLLASGGYIAVYVPFIEHTRDVVEAAREAGVGAIKTYETIQREMDFGERGSRPSTAGVGHTGYLTIGRIE, from the coding sequence GTGACTGCCTCCAGTTCGTATCTCCTTGTTAACGACGAACACGACCGTGAGTACCTCCGTGCGCCGGGCGAGGAACTGCAGACAGACCTTGGGGTACTTGAGATGCCAACAGATGTTGAACCGGGTGATATCATTGAAACGCATCTTGACGTGCCATTTACTGTTCGCCGGCTTCGTGGTCCAGATTTATTCAATCACTTCGAACGTACCGGCGCACCGATGATCCCTCGCGATATTGGACTCATGATTGGTCATACCGGCGTTGCTCGTGGTGATCGTGTGCTTGACGCTGGGACAGGAACGGGTGTGCTTGCGGCGTATCTTGGTCGACTCGGCGCTACTGTCACGAGCTATGAAATTGATCCAGAATTTGCTGATGTCGCACGTGAGAATATGTCGCTTGCTGGCGTCACAGATGCTGTCGAGGTTCGCACTGGTGACCTCACAGTAGCGTTTGATACGGTTGCCGATGAGGGACCATTCGATGTATTGACTCTTGATACGGGCGATGCCCCAGCAATTATTGAGCATGCACAGACATTGCTTGCGTCTGGTGGGTATATTGCGGTATATGTGCCATTCATTGAGCATACTCGAGACGTTGTTGAAGCAGCTCGTGAGGCTGGAGTCGGCGCAATCAAGACATATGAGACCATCCAGCGTGAGATGGACTTCGGTGAGCGAGGATCACGACCATCGACTGCTGGTGTTGGTCATACAGGATATTTGACCATCGGACGAATCGAGTGA
- a CDS encoding nascent polypeptide-associated complex protein, producing MFGGGGMNPRKMKQMMKQMGIDVTELDVEEVRIQTAEEDLVFDDAQVTRMDAQGQQTYQIVGEPETREHSDTQQAVSGDTGGDSSGDSDTGDIPDADIEIVAERAGVNTDDARAALESTDGDLAAAIAQLE from the coding sequence ATGTTTGGTGGAGGCGGAATGAATCCCCGGAAGATGAAACAAATGATGAAACAAATGGGTATCGACGTTACCGAGCTTGACGTCGAGGAGGTCCGGATTCAAACAGCAGAAGAGGATCTCGTATTTGATGATGCTCAAGTCACGCGAATGGACGCACAAGGTCAACAAACATATCAGATTGTTGGCGAACCCGAAACACGCGAACACAGCGATACACAACAGGCAGTGAGTGGCGATACCGGGGGTGATTCCAGTGGAGATAGCGATACAGGGGACATCCCAGATGCGGATATTGAAATTGTTGCAGAACGTGCTGGCGTTAACACAGATGACGCGCGCGCTGCACTTGAGTCGACTGATGGCGATCTTGCAGCCGCGATTGCCCAATTGGAGTGA
- a CDS encoding acyl-CoA mutase large subunit family protein, giving the protein MFDDDDLAAIRDGKREWEEKTLNSTLNRFGERQEHFSTDTGGQTVDRVYTPADVADIEYESDIGFPGEEPYTRGVYSTMHRGRLWTMRQYAGMGTAAETNERFRYLINEGSSGLSMAFDLPTQKGYDSDASMAAGEVGKAGVAIDTLRDMEVVFDGIPLDEVSTSMTINAPAAVLLAMYISIGDQQGVSRETLRGTIQNDILKEYIARNLYIYPPESSMRLITDIFEFCGTETPNFNTISISGYHIREAGSTAAQEIAFTLGNGIEYVQAAIDAGLNVDDFAPQLSFFFNAHNNIFEEVAKFRAARRMWAKIIEDRFDATNPKSKQLKFHTQTGGSTLTAQQVENNVVRVAYQALAAVLGGTQSLHTNGKDEALSLPTEQSVRTALRTQQILAHESGAADTIDPLAGSYYVESLTDEIEAEAFEIIEEVDRRGGMLEAVKSRWVQRQIQDVAFERQQEIEAGERVIVGVNEFEVDEDPHVDIEEVDEADEERQKQRLETVKEERDTDAVDSSLKSVRETARGDGNIMPPIIDAVKTYATVGEISDVLREEFGEYRG; this is encoded by the coding sequence ATGTTCGATGATGACGATCTCGCGGCTATCCGCGATGGAAAACGTGAGTGGGAAGAGAAAACGCTCAATTCAACACTCAATCGATTCGGCGAACGGCAGGAACATTTTAGCACAGATACAGGCGGACAGACTGTCGATCGGGTATATACGCCCGCAGATGTTGCTGATATTGAATATGAATCAGATATTGGATTCCCTGGTGAGGAGCCATATACTCGCGGTGTCTACTCAACGATGCATCGCGGTCGGCTCTGGACGATGCGACAGTACGCTGGGATGGGGACCGCAGCAGAAACAAATGAACGCTTCCGTTATCTGATTAATGAGGGGTCATCCGGACTGTCAATGGCGTTTGACCTTCCGACACAAAAAGGATATGACTCTGATGCATCGATGGCTGCTGGTGAGGTTGGAAAAGCTGGAGTCGCGATTGATACACTTCGCGATATGGAGGTTGTTTTTGATGGAATCCCACTTGATGAAGTCTCAACGTCGATGACAATTAATGCACCTGCGGCGGTGCTTTTAGCGATGTACATTTCGATTGGTGATCAACAGGGTGTCTCACGTGAGACGCTTCGCGGGACGATTCAAAATGATATTCTGAAAGAGTACATTGCCCGAAATCTCTATATTTATCCACCAGAATCCTCAATGCGACTGATTACCGATATTTTTGAATTTTGTGGGACAGAGACGCCAAATTTCAACACGATTTCAATTTCGGGATATCATATCCGTGAGGCAGGATCAACAGCTGCTCAGGAAATTGCATTTACCCTCGGTAATGGAATCGAATACGTTCAAGCAGCAATCGATGCTGGGCTTAATGTCGATGATTTTGCTCCACAATTGTCATTTTTCTTCAATGCACATAATAATATTTTTGAGGAGGTTGCAAAGTTTCGTGCCGCTCGCCGCATGTGGGCAAAGATAATTGAAGACCGATTTGATGCGACAAATCCAAAATCCAAACAACTAAAATTCCATACTCAAACCGGTGGGTCGACGCTTACTGCCCAACAAGTCGAAAACAACGTTGTTCGTGTTGCATATCAAGCACTTGCAGCTGTTCTTGGTGGAACACAGAGTCTCCACACGAATGGCAAAGATGAGGCACTATCATTACCAACCGAGCAATCTGTTCGGACAGCACTACGAACTCAGCAAATTCTTGCACATGAATCGGGGGCTGCAGATACAATCGACCCACTTGCAGGAAGCTATTATGTCGAATCACTCACCGATGAGATTGAGGCTGAGGCATTTGAGATAATTGAAGAAGTAGACCGTCGCGGTGGGATGCTTGAAGCTGTCAAATCACGGTGGGTACAGCGTCAGATCCAGGATGTTGCTTTCGAACGACAACAAGAAATCGAGGCTGGTGAACGCGTCATCGTTGGTGTCAACGAATTTGAAGTCGATGAAGACCCGCATGTCGACATTGAAGAGGTTGACGAGGCAGATGAAGAACGGCAGAAACAGCGTCTTGAAACGGTCAAGGAGGAGCGAGACACCGATGCTGTTGACTCATCTCTCAAAAGTGTTCGTGAAACAGCACGCGGTGATGGGAACATTATGCCGCCGATTATTGATGCAGTCAAGACATATGCAACAGTTGGAGAGATTTCCGATGTGCTTCGTGAGGAGTTTGGAGAATATCGTGGCTGA
- the mce gene encoding methylmalonyl-CoA epimerase yields the protein MALDHVGIATEDAVGLAERFGAVFETQIAHSETFDGMYIIFLDMNGTYLELLEPVDDSDGPIATFLAQRDAGIHHIAIMTEDIATALENARAVGIECIDETPRQGAWGHQVAFLHPRSTGGVLCEFVQQ from the coding sequence ATGGCACTCGACCACGTCGGCATTGCGACTGAGGATGCGGTTGGACTCGCAGAGCGCTTTGGAGCGGTATTTGAGACGCAAATCGCCCATTCAGAGACGTTTGACGGTATGTATATCATTTTTCTTGATATGAATGGGACGTATCTTGAATTATTGGAACCAGTTGATGATTCGGATGGTCCAATTGCGACGTTTCTTGCACAACGTGATGCTGGCATTCATCATATTGCTATTATGACAGAAGATATCGCTACTGCGCTCGAAAATGCTCGTGCAGTCGGAATTGAGTGTATTGATGAAACACCTCGACAGGGCGCATGGGGGCATCAAGTTGCGTTTTTACATCCACGTTCCACAGGGGGTGTGCTTTGTGAATTTGTCCAACAGTGA
- the menE gene encoding o-succinylbenzoate--CoA ligase — MRQWLSQRAETSPTACALIDAETGDNYTFATLDQAVERLAGRLITLGVSQSDRLGIVLSPRVESVLIFYAAARIGATAVPLGHRLTATEIETRLTHATVQTVICGRSTDKTVFEAATAIENDISIISMDKSTIDSVDSVENTIPAGVNTATWNSQRTQLLLFTSGTTGSPKAVKLTAGNILWSAVASAFRVGISPDEQWLVTLPLHHMGGIAPILRGPLYGMTIVLRGEFDAEQAVADLHQYDITAVSLVPTMLRRMLNSANKSSFPETLRTVLLGGAPAPTALINQCQDESIPVCPTYGLTETASQVATARPQTAFNNPDTVGTPLLWSDITIVDESGSPQPAGSPGEIVVDGPTVTPGYAGPETMTTGAYGFHTGDIGILDTNGRLTVVNRLDDRIVTGGENVDPGEVTTVLESHPAVAAAAVVGIPDSDWGERVVAAVTPVMTERAVSNDDLRSHARDYLAGFKIPKQIRVVDTLPRTISGTINRDAVHELFMTDAAVTPEDE, encoded by the coding sequence ATGCGGCAGTGGCTTTCACAACGCGCGGAAACATCTCCGACTGCATGTGCACTTATTGACGCAGAGACGGGAGATAATTATACCTTTGCAACACTTGATCAGGCAGTCGAACGACTTGCAGGACGGCTCATCACACTTGGTGTAAGCCAAAGCGATCGTCTTGGAATTGTTCTTTCACCTCGGGTTGAATCAGTGCTCATATTTTATGCTGCAGCCCGAATAGGCGCCACAGCAGTTCCGCTTGGTCACCGTCTCACAGCAACAGAGATTGAAACACGACTTACTCATGCAACGGTGCAGACCGTCATTTGTGGACGCAGTACCGACAAGACTGTTTTTGAGGCAGCGACAGCGATAGAAAATGACATATCCATTATTTCAATGGATAAATCAACAATTGACTCGGTTGACTCAGTTGAGAATACAATACCAGCCGGAGTCAATACAGCCACATGGAACTCACAGCGGACACAGTTGCTCCTTTTTACCTCCGGAACGACCGGGTCGCCGAAAGCTGTCAAATTGACCGCGGGTAATATTCTGTGGAGTGCAGTCGCCTCGGCATTTCGAGTCGGAATCAGCCCAGATGAACAATGGCTTGTCACACTTCCACTGCACCATATGGGTGGCATTGCACCAATTCTTCGGGGTCCACTTTATGGAATGACAATTGTACTCCGCGGTGAATTTGATGCAGAGCAAGCAGTGGCTGATCTACATCAATATGACATTACCGCTGTATCGCTTGTGCCGACAATGCTTCGTCGGATGCTCAATTCAGCCAATAAATCTTCATTTCCGGAGACGCTCCGGACTGTTCTTCTTGGCGGCGCGCCAGCTCCAACAGCGCTGATCAATCAGTGTCAAGATGAATCAATCCCAGTTTGTCCAACATATGGATTAACAGAGACTGCCTCACAGGTCGCAACTGCTCGTCCACAAACGGCGTTTAACAATCCTGACACGGTCGGAACACCACTGCTCTGGAGTGATATAACGATTGTCGATGAGTCTGGGAGTCCCCAACCTGCAGGCAGTCCTGGCGAAATTGTTGTTGACGGACCAACTGTAACGCCAGGATACGCTGGTCCAGAGACGATGACAACAGGAGCATATGGATTCCATACCGGTGATATTGGAATACTTGACACAAATGGGCGGCTCACCGTGGTGAACCGACTTGATGATCGGATTGTCACCGGCGGTGAAAATGTTGACCCTGGCGAGGTAACAACCGTTCTTGAGTCACATCCCGCGGTTGCTGCGGCTGCCGTGGTTGGTATTCCCGATTCTGATTGGGGTGAGCGCGTCGTGGCTGCTGTCACGCCAGTTATGACTGAGAGAGCAGTGAGCAACGACGACCTTCGATCGCACGCACGCGACTATCTCGCCGGATTCAAAATTCCAAAACAGATTCGAGTCGTCGATACACTTCCACGAACCATCTCCGGTACTATCAATCGAGATGCTGTTCATGAGCTATTCATGACTGATGCGGCTGTCACCCCCGAGGATGAATAG
- a CDS encoding metallophosphoesterase → MPTDTDTDTDVATGPLVEPLPSVPAAIARIETETALVIADYHAGIEIGLRYERGVELDSNAEDRRRRLLELLTQHPVDRLIILGDAGHRIGNPADEEAQELISLFKCVLNRVPITVVRGNHDAGIESVATTVETDSTQIEHTINVTDASGIKCGHVGFVHGHSWPDETVLDCDVLCVGHEHPQLRVADHVGGSQQTRAWLRGPLDWTPFKNKLGIERSFDSPDNTQNVNRDPPDVILFPAFNERSGGTQVNTDEGFLSPFLPAAFEKNHTDAYLLDGTRLGPYQSV, encoded by the coding sequence ATGCCTACAGACACAGACACAGACACAGACGTGGCCACTGGACCACTTGTTGAACCGCTTCCATCAGTTCCTGCTGCAATAGCACGCATCGAGACAGAAACAGCGCTTGTGATTGCTGATTATCATGCCGGTATTGAGATTGGACTTCGATATGAACGCGGCGTCGAACTCGATAGCAACGCCGAGGATCGACGTCGTCGTCTTCTTGAGTTACTTACACAGCACCCTGTCGACCGTCTCATTATCCTCGGTGATGCAGGTCACCGAATTGGTAATCCTGCAGATGAAGAAGCACAGGAGCTTATCTCGCTATTTAAATGTGTGTTGAATCGCGTCCCAATTACTGTTGTTCGTGGGAACCACGATGCAGGGATTGAATCAGTCGCTACGACTGTTGAAACAGACAGCACCCAGATCGAACATACGATCAATGTAACCGATGCATCAGGTATCAAGTGTGGTCATGTCGGATTTGTCCACGGACATAGTTGGCCTGATGAGACAGTTCTTGATTGTGATGTCCTCTGCGTTGGACACGAACATCCTCAACTCAGGGTTGCAGACCACGTTGGGGGAAGCCAGCAAACACGAGCCTGGCTTCGAGGACCGCTTGACTGGACGCCATTTAAAAATAAACTGGGAATTGAAAGAAGTTTTGACTCACCTGATAATACTCAAAATGTCAATCGAGATCCCCCGGATGTGATCTTATTTCCTGCATTCAACGAGCGCTCTGGCGGTACGCAAGTAAACACTGATGAGGGATTTCTTTCACCATTCCTCCCAGCGGCATTTGAAAAGAACCACACTGACGCATACCTCCTTGATGGAACGCGTCTCGGTCCGTATCAATCTGTATAG
- a CDS encoding rpa-associated protein has protein sequence MSTTQNSREVAYRLFAAEFEDATLSYSAGDDERAPNYVVTPTGERINRLFTVGALTAVESVTDDLRRGRIADPTGVFVTYAGQYQPTAASFLEQATPPMFVALTGKARTYQPEDSDQVLTSARPEDLTAVDTDTRDRWAVSAAQATLRRIGIMDIAQSLPVRGDALENELESRGVDEARAEGMALAIDHYGTTEFYLESLRKTVIQVLEVIAGNRETVEALDTNPSETGAASLGALPSIAIDTTQASTPTPSPSQTSTSESIQDSAHDTNNAVDNDNVAIESDTDTTVTTESSPSQEATIDTDIVQPAADGESTVESASEPDEYATSDPITPKNDGENGVTTTEAENATADDSLSADVTEDSAPSDEMTETVNTTAQDINSTETHLETEIQREVDESEISTDTEDTSAPTSASNSDIMSSDEGIDVESGNSDESTAGSAGTNDDITADPTEMYELDDDERAEIEDEFVTEFSTGNEVDAPGSADIDVPTAPDEDPSDEETSVDTTTNVTETASIDTGSTDGDPHETPIESDTDTDTDTAVDGISEASPAGSGDLGDFETTVDFDSESTESNSSAGETRSNEGETESGTETSAESTNIADSDKTQDVDLEQAAVSMMNKLDDGDGATREAVIDEVVDMHDVSPDAVESAIQSALMSGRCYESGENALKAI, from the coding sequence ATGAGTACCACTCAGAACAGTCGTGAAGTTGCATATCGACTCTTCGCGGCTGAGTTTGAGGATGCAACATTATCATATTCAGCGGGTGATGACGAACGAGCGCCAAATTACGTGGTGACACCAACTGGGGAGCGAATTAATCGGTTATTTACTGTTGGAGCATTGACCGCTGTTGAGTCTGTCACTGATGATCTCCGACGTGGACGAATTGCCGACCCAACGGGTGTTTTCGTTACATATGCAGGTCAGTATCAACCGACAGCAGCTAGTTTCCTTGAGCAGGCAACACCACCAATGTTTGTCGCACTGACTGGGAAGGCTCGGACATATCAACCAGAAGACTCAGATCAGGTGTTGACATCTGCCAGACCAGAGGATCTCACAGCAGTCGACACTGACACGCGTGATCGATGGGCAGTAAGCGCCGCACAGGCGACGCTTCGCCGCATTGGAATAATGGATATCGCACAATCATTGCCGGTGCGTGGTGATGCATTGGAAAATGAACTTGAGTCTCGCGGCGTTGATGAAGCGCGCGCTGAAGGAATGGCACTTGCAATTGATCACTATGGGACAACTGAGTTTTATCTTGAATCACTCCGCAAAACTGTAATCCAAGTGCTCGAAGTCATCGCCGGTAATCGTGAAACAGTTGAAGCGCTTGATACCAATCCGAGTGAGACTGGAGCAGCAAGCTTAGGTGCACTTCCATCGATAGCAATCGATACGACTCAAGCTTCGACTCCGACTCCGAGTCCGAGTCAAACTAGTACGAGTGAGAGTATCCAAGACAGTGCTCACGATACGAACAACGCTGTAGATAATGATAACGTAGCTATAGAAAGCGACACAGACACCACAGTTACCACAGAATCATCCCCTTCTCAGGAGGCAACTATCGACACAGATATTGTGCAGCCAGCTGCCGACGGTGAATCTACAGTCGAATCAGCGAGTGAACCAGATGAATATGCTACGTCTGATCCAATCACTCCCAAGAATGACGGTGAGAACGGTGTCACAACAACAGAGGCTGAGAACGCAACTGCGGATGATAGTTTATCTGCTGATGTCACCGAAGACTCAGCACCTAGCGATGAAATGACTGAGACAGTTAATACTACTGCACAGGATATTAATTCGACTGAGACACATCTTGAGACTGAAATTCAACGCGAGGTTGATGAGTCGGAGATATCAACAGATACAGAGGATACATCCGCACCCACGTCTGCATCGAACTCTGATATTATGTCTAGTGATGAAGGAATTGACGTCGAATCTGGCAATTCAGATGAATCAACTGCCGGGTCTGCGGGTACTAATGATGATATAACAGCAGATCCAACGGAGATGTATGAACTCGATGATGATGAACGGGCTGAAATCGAAGACGAATTTGTAACTGAATTCTCAACAGGTAATGAAGTTGATGCACCTGGCAGTGCCGATATAGACGTCCCAACAGCACCCGATGAGGATCCAAGCGATGAAGAGACATCTGTCGATACCACTACTAACGTAACTGAGACAGCGTCTATTGACACCGGCTCCACTGACGGTGACCCTCATGAAACACCAATTGAATCTGATACTGATACTGATACTGATACCGCAGTAGATGGTATATCAGAAGCGAGCCCTGCTGGCTCTGGTGATCTTGGCGATTTTGAGACTACGGTCGACTTTGATTCTGAGTCTACTGAGAGCAATTCTTCTGCAGGTGAGACAAGGAGTAATGAGGGCGAAACTGAGAGTGGAACTGAGACCAGCGCGGAAAGCACAAATATCGCTGACTCAGATAAAACGCAGGATGTTGATCTTGAGCAAGCAGCAGTTTCAATGATGAATAAACTTGATGACGGTGATGGTGCAACTCGCGAAGCGGTCATTGATGAAGTTGTTGACATGCATGATGTCAGCCCTGATGCAGTCGAAAGCGCAATTCAATCCGCACTGATGAGTGGGCGGTGTTATGAATCTGGTGAGAATGCATTGAAAGCAATCTGA